The following are from one region of the Pelagibius sp. CAU 1746 genome:
- the smpB gene encoding SsrA-binding protein SmpB yields MKAGAKQVAAQNRRARHDYQIEDRFEAGLVLTGSEVKSLRGGRASIGEAYVTERGGELFLQGAHIPEYEAATHNNHEPRRLRKLLVHRRELAKLVGQVRREGYTLVPLAIYFNPRGVAKLEVGLARGKRKADKRQDIKSREWDRRKSRLMRERG; encoded by the coding sequence ATGAAGGCGGGCGCGAAGCAGGTCGCGGCCCAGAACCGCCGGGCACGCCATGACTATCAGATCGAGGACCGTTTCGAAGCGGGACTGGTTCTGACGGGCAGCGAGGTGAAATCGCTGCGCGGCGGACGGGCGTCCATTGGCGAGGCCTATGTGACGGAGCGAGGTGGCGAGCTGTTCCTGCAGGGCGCTCACATTCCCGAATACGAGGCTGCAACTCACAACAACCATGAACCGCGGCGGCTGCGGAAGCTCCTGGTGCATCGCCGTGAGCTGGCCAAGCTGGTGGGGCAGGTGCGGCGCGAGGGCTACACCCTGGTCCCGCTGGCGATCTACTTCAATCCGCGGGGGGTCGCCAAGTTGGAAGTCGGCCTGGCTCGAGGGAAGCGGAAAGCAGATAAGCGGCAGGACATCAAGTCCCGCGAGTGGGACCGCCGCAAGTCACGTCTTATGAGGGAGCGGGGCTAG
- the dapA gene encoding 4-hydroxy-tetrahydrodipicolinate synthase: MSGPLFSGSITALITPFRDGQLDEDAFQRFVEWQIEEGTSALVSCGTTGESPTLSHEEDMRVTALCIEAAKGKAPVIAGTGSNSTDEAIMLTRHAKEVGADAALVVTPYYNKPTQEGLYQHYKAIHDAVEIPIVIYNIPGRCIVDMSVETMARLAELPNIVGVKDATADLTRPALTKAAIGDDFAQLSGEDATVVPFLAQGGHGCISVTSNVAPRLCAELHAAWKDRDLDRVSELNDRLMPLHQALFVESNPAPVKYAAKLLGHCEDEVRLPMVRIQPGTQAKVHSAMVHAGLLN; encoded by the coding sequence ATGTCCGGCCCTTTGTTTTCGGGCTCCATCACCGCGCTTATCACACCTTTTCGTGATGGGCAGCTGGATGAAGATGCCTTTCAGCGCTTCGTAGAGTGGCAGATCGAGGAAGGAACGAGCGCACTGGTCTCCTGCGGGACGACGGGGGAATCCCCGACGCTGAGCCATGAGGAAGACATGCGCGTAACGGCCCTTTGCATCGAGGCTGCGAAAGGCAAAGCGCCGGTGATCGCCGGGACAGGGTCGAATTCCACCGACGAGGCCATCATGCTGACGCGCCACGCGAAGGAGGTCGGCGCCGATGCTGCGCTTGTGGTGACGCCATATTATAACAAGCCGACCCAAGAAGGGTTGTACCAGCATTACAAGGCGATTCACGATGCGGTCGAGATCCCGATCGTGATCTACAACATTCCCGGACGTTGCATCGTCGATATGTCGGTCGAAACCATGGCGCGGCTGGCGGAGTTGCCAAATATCGTGGGTGTGAAGGATGCGACGGCGGACCTGACCCGCCCGGCGCTGACGAAGGCTGCGATCGGGGATGACTTCGCTCAGCTTTCGGGCGAGGACGCGACGGTCGTTCCGTTTCTGGCCCAGGGCGGGCATGGCTGTATCTCGGTAACCTCCAACGTTGCGCCGCGGCTCTGCGCCGAGCTGCATGCGGCCTGGAAGGACCGCGATCTCGACCGGGTGAGCGAGCTAAACGACCGGCTGATGCCGCTGCATCAGGCTCTCTTCGTCGAATCCAATCCGGCTCCGGTGAAGTACGCCGCCAAGCTGCTGGGGCACTGCGAGGACGAGGTGCGCCTGCCGATGGTACGGATCCAGCCCGGGACCCAGGCGAAAGTCCATTCGGCCATGGTCCACGCCGGGCTCCTCAACTAG
- the folK gene encoding 2-amino-4-hydroxy-6-hydroxymethyldihydropteridine diphosphokinase: MILIALGSNLQTKQFGTSQELLENVLKYMRKKEIKLMDRSSWYRSAPIPASDQPWFVNGVAQVATSLGPKALLEALHAVESDYGRTRSRRNESRTLDLDLLAYEDQVIDEPDGLKLPHPRLQERAFVLMPLAEVAPQWHHPISGMTAAEMLASLPPGQQVERIVEGA, translated from the coding sequence ATGATTCTTATTGCGCTTGGATCGAACCTCCAAACGAAGCAGTTTGGTACTTCGCAGGAATTATTAGAAAACGTTCTTAAGTATATGAGAAAAAAAGAAATTAAGTTGATGGACCGATCTTCATGGTATCGCAGCGCGCCAATCCCGGCTTCGGATCAGCCGTGGTTCGTCAATGGGGTCGCTCAGGTTGCCACGTCGCTTGGGCCCAAGGCCCTGCTGGAGGCCTTGCATGCTGTCGAAAGCGACTACGGTCGTACTCGTTCACGGCGGAACGAAAGCCGGACGCTCGATCTCGATCTGCTGGCATACGAAGACCAGGTGATCGACGAGCCGGACGGTCTGAAGCTGCCGCACCCCAGGCTGCAGGAGCGGGCCTTTGTGCTGATGCCGTTGGCGGAGGTGGCCCCGCAATGGCACCACCCGATAAGCGGCATGACGGCTGCGGAGATGTTGGCCTCGTTACCGCCGGGGCAGCAGGTAGAGCGGATCGTAGAAGGGGCGTGA
- a CDS encoding lytic transglycosylase domain-containing protein: MVPQFGKSAKAFLLALVGLLVVAAAPATGASAEKLTATDRQLFASALTLFENGQHDRALALARQGSHALASKIVAWRNLGRRESGHSFSEISDFLAANPGWPGLYNLYRNAEEVLPDTLPAAQVLAWFGERLPITGHGALLHAGALWDSGQQIRARTAARQYWVSVDFDGQEEDAFRKRFRSVLTKEDEIARMDRLLWDHRTTAARRQISRVPPGPAALARARLALIGNRPGVDALIGRVPSHLSADPGLIYERAVWRQRRGRLEGVVELLDSLPAGTAENSAWWRLRNWVVWRALDRNDFDLAYRISARHGNDEGAAFAEGEWLGGWMALRYLKKPAVAYEHFIRLHDGVSSEISKSRGAFWAGEAASELGRTQDAMQWYGKAAAYPATFYGQLASQRMGVERQPVLAALTAMPAPRRAAFEASELVAAIRLLGELDQPRLQNLFFARLRQDAKDEFDHRLIIELANEVERQDLAIRTAKTARRNGHDLHLLLYPKRALPVGPAPEAALVLAVMRQESEFYPKARSPVGALGLMQLMPATARQTARGLGIPFNRDRLTSDPDYNLRLGQAFLKELLEQFDGSYILALAAYNAGPARAERWIKEYGDPRDPKVDAINWIERIPFSETRNYVQRILESLVVYREGQPKQPQRWALQISPAGS; this comes from the coding sequence GTGGTCCCGCAATTCGGCAAGAGCGCCAAGGCCTTTCTTCTCGCCCTTGTCGGCCTTCTGGTGGTGGCCGCTGCACCGGCCACGGGGGCCAGCGCTGAAAAGCTGACAGCAACCGACCGTCAACTCTTCGCCTCCGCCCTGACGCTTTTCGAGAACGGACAGCACGACCGGGCTCTGGCCTTGGCACGCCAAGGCAGCCACGCCCTCGCCTCCAAGATCGTCGCATGGCGAAACCTCGGACGCCGGGAATCCGGCCACAGCTTCAGCGAGATTTCTGACTTCCTGGCGGCAAATCCAGGTTGGCCCGGGCTCTACAATCTCTACCGGAACGCAGAAGAAGTCCTGCCTGACACCTTGCCGGCTGCCCAGGTCCTGGCCTGGTTCGGAGAGCGCTTGCCGATTACCGGGCACGGTGCCCTACTCCATGCAGGGGCCCTTTGGGATAGCGGTCAGCAGATCCGGGCGCGGACAGCCGCTCGGCAGTACTGGGTTAGCGTCGATTTCGATGGCCAGGAAGAAGACGCTTTCCGAAAACGATTCAGGAGCGTGCTGACCAAGGAGGACGAGATCGCGCGCATGGACCGGCTGCTCTGGGATCATCGCACCACGGCGGCCCGCCGGCAGATATCGCGTGTGCCCCCTGGCCCTGCAGCCCTTGCCCGTGCCCGCCTGGCCCTGATCGGCAACCGGCCGGGGGTCGACGCCCTCATCGGCCGCGTCCCATCGCACCTGAGCGCCGATCCCGGCCTTATCTATGAGCGGGCCGTCTGGCGCCAGCGCCGGGGGCGCTTGGAAGGTGTTGTCGAATTGCTGGACAGCTTACCGGCCGGCACAGCAGAGAACTCCGCTTGGTGGCGGTTGCGGAACTGGGTCGTATGGCGTGCTCTAGATCGTAACGACTTCGATCTCGCCTACCGCATCAGCGCGCGGCATGGAAATGACGAAGGCGCCGCCTTCGCCGAAGGGGAATGGCTCGGTGGCTGGATGGCGCTGCGCTATCTTAAGAAGCCCGCGGTCGCCTACGAACATTTCATCCGCCTGCACGACGGCGTCTCGTCGGAAATCAGCAAGTCGCGGGGTGCTTTCTGGGCCGGCGAGGCCGCCAGCGAGCTCGGGCGGACGCAGGACGCGATGCAGTGGTACGGGAAAGCGGCGGCTTACCCGGCGACATTCTATGGTCAACTCGCCAGTCAGCGCATGGGCGTCGAACGACAGCCTGTCCTGGCCGCCTTGACCGCCATGCCGGCGCCACGGCGCGCGGCATTCGAGGCCAGCGAACTCGTCGCCGCAATCCGCCTCCTCGGAGAGCTGGATCAACCCCGCCTGCAGAACCTGTTCTTCGCGCGGCTTCGCCAAGACGCGAAAGACGAGTTCGATCATCGTCTTATCATCGAACTGGCCAATGAGGTGGAGCGTCAGGACTTGGCAATTCGTACAGCCAAGACCGCCCGGCGAAACGGTCATGACCTACATCTTCTTCTCTACCCAAAGCGAGCGTTGCCCGTGGGGCCGGCTCCGGAGGCGGCGCTCGTGCTGGCAGTCATGCGGCAGGAGAGCGAATTCTACCCCAAAGCCCGCAGTCCCGTCGGCGCACTCGGCCTCATGCAACTGATGCCGGCAACCGCGCGTCAGACGGCGCGCGGCCTCGGAATCCCTTTCAATCGTGACCGCTTGACCAGCGATCCCGACTATAATCTCCGCCTCGGCCAAGCTTTTCTCAAGGAGCTTTTGGAGCAGTTCGACGGATCCTATATCCTGGCTCTGGCCGCCTACAATGCAGGTCCGGCGCGCGCCGAGCGTTGGATCAAGGAATATGGCGACCCAAGAGACCCCAAGGTCGACGCGATCAACTGGATCGAGCGCATCCCTTTCAGTGAGACGCGTAATTACGTACAGCGCATTCTGGAGAGCCTGGTCGTCTACAGGGAAGGCCAGCCCAAGCAACCGCAACGCTGGGCCCTCCAGATCTCGCCGGCCGGATCTTAG
- a CDS encoding NYN domain-containing protein, giving the protein MKFYSQERVALFIDGANLYATARALGFDIDYKRLLDIFSNQCNLVRALYYTALVEDQEYSPIRPLVDWLDYNGYTMVTKPTKEFTDAAGRRKVKGNMDIELAVDAMEMLDHLDHIVLFSGDGDFRRLVETIQRRGRRVTVVSTLRSQPPMIADELRRQADVFIDLTELQSQIARQLPADRARSGERLRQGGYDEDRYVDDDDYYEDEAV; this is encoded by the coding sequence ATGAAGTTCTATAGCCAGGAACGGGTTGCTCTTTTCATTGATGGCGCGAACCTTTACGCGACAGCCCGAGCATTAGGCTTTGATATTGATTACAAGCGCTTGTTGGATATTTTTTCCAATCAATGCAACCTTGTCCGTGCCCTTTACTATACAGCGCTCGTCGAAGACCAAGAATACTCGCCTATTCGGCCCCTCGTAGACTGGTTGGACTACAACGGCTACACGATGGTGACGAAGCCGACCAAGGAATTCACCGACGCAGCAGGCCGGCGCAAGGTCAAGGGCAACATGGACATCGAACTGGCGGTCGACGCCATGGAGATGCTCGACCACCTGGATCACATCGTGCTGTTCTCAGGAGACGGCGATTTCCGACGGCTGGTGGAAACCATTCAACGGCGTGGCCGACGGGTCACCGTCGTTTCGACGCTGCGGTCCCAACCTCCGATGATCGCGGATGAACTGCGGCGGCAAGCAGATGTCTTTATCGACCTGACCGAGTTGCAGTCGCAGATCGCCCGGCAGCTTCCCGCCGACCGCGCCCGCAGCGGAGAACGCCTGCGCCAGGGCGGCTACGACGAGGACCGCTACGTTGACGACGACGACTATTACGAGGACGAAGCCGTCTAG
- a CDS encoding uracil-DNA glycosylase, which produces MQIEPPRDCALCPRLVAFREANQAAFPTFHNAPVRAFGPSDARLLIVGLAPGLKGANQTGRPFTGDYAGDLLYQTLGRFGFAEGSYQRRADDGLRLVDCRITNAVRCVPPENKPVGAEVKNCRPFLVQEIEAMKRLEMILCLGSLSHGVVMTTLGARKSHYPFGHGAIHRFDGLTVADSYHCSRYNTNTGRLTETMFEDVFAEIRKRLAPLPHKT; this is translated from the coding sequence ATGCAAATCGAGCCGCCCCGCGACTGCGCGCTCTGCCCTCGCCTCGTGGCCTTCCGGGAAGCCAACCAGGCCGCCTTTCCCACGTTCCACAACGCCCCAGTAAGGGCCTTTGGCCCTTCTGACGCGCGGCTGCTGATTGTCGGCCTGGCCCCCGGACTCAAGGGAGCGAACCAGACCGGACGGCCCTTTACCGGCGATTACGCCGGTGACCTGCTCTACCAGACACTTGGCAGGTTCGGCTTCGCTGAGGGGAGCTATCAACGCCGGGCCGATGACGGACTACGCTTGGTGGACTGCCGCATCACCAACGCCGTGCGCTGCGTCCCTCCGGAAAACAAACCCGTTGGGGCCGAAGTCAAAAACTGCCGCCCTTTTCTGGTCCAGGAAATCGAGGCGATGAAGCGGCTGGAAATGATACTCTGTCTCGGCAGCCTCTCCCACGGGGTGGTCATGACCACCCTCGGCGCCCGCAAGAGCCATTATCCCTTCGGACACGGCGCCATTCACCGATTTGACGGATTGACAGTCGCGGACAGCTATCACTGCTCCCGCTACAACACCAACACCGGCCGGCTTACCGAAACGATGTTCGAAGACGTCTTCGCGGAAATCCGGAAGCGACTAGCCCCGCTCCCTCATAAGACGTGA
- the rpoZ gene encoding DNA-directed RNA polymerase subunit omega, with product MARVTVEDCVLKVPNRFELVMKAAQRARDISSGASLTVDRDNDKNPVVALREIADETVSLDALGNALIQGLQKQSEQDEPEDDIVEFDTPVMPAAGEEALLQEAAPAAPEADDEDAADEDE from the coding sequence ATGGCGCGCGTAACAGTTGAAGATTGCGTTCTGAAGGTCCCCAACCGCTTCGAGCTGGTGATGAAAGCCGCTCAGCGTGCCCGGGATATCTCCTCCGGTGCGTCGCTGACCGTCGATCGCGACAACGACAAGAACCCCGTCGTGGCACTGCGTGAGATCGCCGACGAGACCGTGAGCTTGGATGCGCTGGGTAACGCCTTGATTCAGGGCCTACAGAAGCAGAGCGAGCAGGATGAGCCCGAGGATGATATCGTCGAATTCGACACGCCGGTGATGCCCGCGGCGGGCGAGGAGGCGCTGCTTCAAGAGGCCGCCCCCGCCGCTCCGGAAGCGGACGACGAAGACGCGGCCGACGAGGACGAGTAG
- a CDS encoding haloacid dehalogenase type II, with the protein MPIDRLPEYASIKACVFDAYGTLFDVHSAVRNGGQALGDKADAVSDLWRQKQLEYTWLRSLMGVHADFWQVTSDGLDFALSSHGVTDSNLHERLMNLYLQLDAYEEVKSTLQTLKANGLQTAILSNGSPRMLEAAVESAGLDRLLDASLSVEEVGIYKPDPRVYQLTLDRLGVKKQEVCFLSSNGWDAKGAAHFGFRVAWINRFNREVERLPGDLATVIHRLDDLPPLLGIA; encoded by the coding sequence ATGCCCATCGACCGGCTGCCTGAATACGCTTCCATCAAAGCTTGCGTTTTCGATGCCTACGGAACCCTTTTCGACGTTCACTCGGCAGTGCGGAACGGTGGACAGGCCCTGGGCGATAAAGCCGATGCCGTATCCGATCTGTGGCGCCAGAAACAACTCGAGTACACTTGGCTGCGCAGCCTTATGGGGGTGCATGCCGATTTCTGGCAAGTAACTTCCGACGGTCTGGACTTCGCCCTATCGTCACATGGGGTGACGGATTCCAACCTGCATGAAAGACTCATGAACTTGTATCTGCAACTGGATGCCTATGAAGAGGTGAAGTCCACGCTCCAAACCCTCAAGGCAAACGGACTGCAAACGGCGATACTGTCGAACGGCAGCCCCAGAATGCTGGAGGCCGCCGTGGAGTCTGCGGGCCTGGACCGCCTTCTGGATGCCAGCCTCTCCGTCGAAGAAGTGGGAATCTACAAGCCCGATCCCCGCGTTTACCAATTGACGCTTGATCGTCTGGGTGTAAAGAAGCAGGAAGTATGCTTCCTCTCCAGCAACGGCTGGGATGCGAAGGGGGCCGCCCATTTCGGTTTTCGGGTCGCCTGGATCAACCGCTTCAACCGTGAGGTAGAACGCCTACCCGGCGATCTGGCAACGGTTATTCACCGGCTCGACGACCTGCCTCCGCTTCTCGGAATTGCCTGA